From the Tribolium castaneum strain GA2 chromosome 2, icTriCast1.1, whole genome shotgun sequence genome, one window contains:
- the LOC135265429 gene encoding uncharacterized protein LOC135265429 isoform X2: MDFSSENEIDAIASAAVSNLLPAKSRPQYEKTYLQFRQWCSMKKIDQVTENVLLAYLEEKSTTLKPPTLWALYAMLKATLNVKENIDTRYRSKKSQILDKEDISKFINEADDKIYLLMKTVLILGISGALRREELVKMKLTDIEDKQSVLIVKVPDTKTHCERIFTVSNLENIEIVRKYRALRPPRATSDRLFLKYTNGKCVNQNVGINKIGEIPSLIAKWLNKDEPKKYTGHCFRRSSATLLANAGGDLISIKRHGGWRSSTVAESYIEDSLNNKIEIANKIQPSSSTEENKITQPSTSASFNGENNFHLQASSLRPLGINGGTFSSCTFNFHMSK; encoded by the exons atggattttagcagcgaaaacgaaatagatgcaattgcaagcgcggcagtgtcgaatcttttgcctgctaaatcaagaccgcagtacgaaaaaacgtatcttcagtttcggcagtggtgttctatgaaaaagattgatcaagtaacggaaaatgttttgttggcgtatttggaagaaaagtctaccaccttaaagccaccaacactctgggccctttatgcgatgttgaaaGCCACCTTAAACGTTAAAGAGAATATCGATACAC GTTACAGAAGCAAGAAGTcgcaaattttagacaaagaagacattagcaagtttattaatgaagcagatgacaagatatatttactgatgaag actgTGCTAATTTTGGGTATATCGGGAGCCCTTCGACGTGaagaattagttaaaatgaagctaactgacatagaagataaacagtctgtcttaattgtgaaggtgcctgatacaaaaacccactgcgaacgaatatttactgtttcaaatttagaaaatatagaaattgtcagaaaatatAGAGCTTTGCGGCCTCCACGGGCGACTAGTgaccgtttatttttaaagtataccaacggaaaatgtgtgaatcaaaatgttggaattaacaaaatcggagagataccaagtttgattgcaaagtggcttaacaaagacgaacctaaaaaatatactggtCACTGCTTCAGAAGAAGCTCTGCCACTCTTTTGGCGAATGCTGGAGGTgatctaatttcaattaaacgtcATGGGGGCTGGAGAAGCAGCACAGTGGCAGAAAGTTACATCGAGGactctttgaataataaaattgaaattgccaataaaattcaaccttcttcctccacagaagaaaacaaaatcactcAACCTTCTACATCGGCTTCTTTTAATGGCGAAAATAACTTTCATTTACAAGCGTCTTCACTCAGGCCTCTGGGGATAAACGGGGGCACGTTTTCGTcatgcacatttaattttcatatgtcaaagtaa
- the LOC655459 gene encoding sorting nexin-30 has translation MASNNTSAVLDIVVESKEISSILKDYDRSSICSGSTIDNSLVQSPSLESFSTIQDIENLSELNMDENSDLSVKIDNPQKHLETLETYITFRITTKVARIEYSENEYVVRRRYNDFIWLRQKLTECHPFCIVPPLPGKHSLIGQLDRYSKDFILLRMKALNVFVSRIVNHPILSCNEHFKTFLTAKQPDFNLHRRQRTNSENKIRTLSHSNSTHSALKNRHLEFDKTKSYLTVLSEKLSSIEKISSRINKERIDFIVELNSYHPIFTTWATSEPELAALLQNIGCAVERNTAAQNMLVQSYPTVIGNPIRDFLTYIDVVQDTIKKREAYQCAYENSLEELNKRHSEKDKLIASSHNPSQAAGFSLWKQPSCDEKLEKLGVYIPQLLKKVEANQDSLECANESLRSDIEHWQLEKQQCLKKILLDFVNKQIEYYQATVNAWEHVTSEIAPQNNVAVSK, from the exons atggcaAGTAATAACACCTCTGCCGTTTTAGACATAGTAGTGGAGAGTAAAGAAATTTcgtcaattttaaaagattaCGACCGCTCAAGCATATGTAGCGGCTCAACCATTGATAATTCTCTT GTGCAATCACCCAGCCTGGAAAGTTTTTCAACAATCCAAGACATAGAAAACTTATCCGAGCTAAACATGGACGAAAACTCCGACCTGAGTGTTAAAATAGACAATCCTCAGAAGCACCTCGAGACGCTTGAAACCTACATCACCTTCAGAATAACAACAAAAGTCGCGCGTATCGAATACTCGGAGAACGAATACGTCGTCCGCAGACGCTACAACGACTTCATTTGGTTGCGTCAGAAGCTAACCGAATGCCACCCTTTTTGCATAGTCCCT CCACTGCCCGGCAAGCACTCGCTCATAGGCCAACTAGATAGGTACTCGAAAGACTTCATCCTACTGCGGATGAAAGCTTTGAATGTTTTCGTTTCGCGCATCGTTAATCACCCGATTTTGAGCTGCAATGAGCATTTCAAGACGTTCCTCACAGCCAAACAACCC GACTTCAATTTACACCGCCGACAACGAACCAACTCAGAGAACAAGATCCGCACCTTAAGCCATTCCAACTCGACTCACAGCGCGCTGAAAAACCGCCACTTGGAGTTCGACAAAACCAAATCGTACTTAACCGTCTTATCCGAGAAGCTGTCCTCAATCGAGAAAATTTCTAGTCGTATTAATAAAGAGCGCATCGATTTTATCGTAGAGCTGAACAGTTACCACCCGATTTTCACAACGTGGGCCACTAGCGAGCCCGAACTGGCCGCGCTGTTGCAGAACATCGGGTGCGCTGTGGAGCGCAATACCGCCGCTCAGAACATGCTAGTCCAGAGTTACCCCACGGTTATCGGTAACCCGATCCGCGATTTCCTCACTTACATTGACGTGGTCCAAGACACCATAAAGAAGCGCGAGGCTTATCAGTGCGCGTACGAGAACTCGTTGGAGGAGTTGAACAAGCGTCACAGCGAGAAAGATAAGCTGATTGCGTCGTCACATAATCCGTCCCAAGCCGCCGGCTTTTCGCTCTGGAAGCAGCCGAGCTGCGACGAGAAGCTGGAGAAGTTAGGCGTTTACATTCCGCAGTTGCTGAAGAAGGTCGAGGCGAACCAGGACAGTCTGGAGTGCGCTAACGAGTCGCTCAGGAGCGACATTGAACACTGGCAGCTCGAAAAGCAACAATGTCTTAAAAAGATTTTGCTTGATTTTGTTAACAAGCAAATTGAGTACTACCAAGCCACTGTCAACGCTTGGGAGCACGTCACTAGCGAAATTGCGCCACAAAACAACGTGGCCGTGTCCAAATGA
- the LOC655383 gene encoding E3 ubiquitin-protein ligase TM129 encodes MSEEVIFTLFYLILSFCIIYPPVEFVSAGFTIPALFSRVLGSEDENFVSYHIKRTIVTLGVYSLLPLGYITALFASEYFQDVSSLIIDGSLFWKAFFTTSLALPILALYQIRNWIIDDFKHHPIAVNLAKFCNNNNRDWKSVAGDINTEFRRVDKICVQTSSVIKVIATENWILKVKPFTISLAHQSDASLVVQKADTHRISLQTTNETQYLNIEVKSARVGVETFIIRINASDFKDLEDRIARDITILPNVKFHKSVTEQFVDVFKETIKNNARYETREELDQCIGCMQTRPSVKLQKLCGDNAGGNEGCTTCYCKPMWCVDCMAKWFASRQESDQQSTWLSSKCTCPMCRAKFCILDVSLLESIDVEE; translated from the exons ATGTCCGAAGAGGTGATTTTCACCTTATTTTACCTAATTTTAAGCTTCTGTATTATCTACCCCCCTGTCGAGTTCGTGTCTGCCGGCTTCACCATCCCTGCGCTCTTCAGCCGAGTGTTGGGCTCCGAGGACGAAAACTTCGTAAGTTACCACATAAAGCGCACAATCGTAACATTGGGGGTGTATTCACTGTTGCCTTTGGGGTACATCACCGCCCTCTTTGCCTCGGAGTATTTCCAAGAC GTTAGTTCTTTGATAATCGACGGTTCTCTCTTTTGGAAAGCGTTTTTCACGACCAGTCTGGCGTTGCCAATTTTGGCGCTCTATCAGATTAGGAACTGGATAATCGACGATTTTAAACACCACCCGATCGCGGTCAATTTGGCCaagttttgcaacaataaTAACAGGGATTGGAAAAGTGTCGCCGGTGACATCAACACCGAATTTAGACG CGTTGATAAAATCTGCGTCCAAACGAGCTCGGTGATTAAAGTGATAGCCACCGAAAATTGGATTTTGAAAGTGAAACCCTTTACGATTTCACTGGCGCATCAAAGCGACGCCAGTTTAGTGGTCCAGAAAGCTGACACGCACCGGATTTCGCTCCAAACGACCAACGAAACGCAATACTTAAACATCGAAGTTAAGTCGGCCCGAGTCGGTGTCGAGACGTTTATTATCCGCATTAATGCCTCGGATTTCAAGGACTTGGAAGACAGAATAGCGAGAGATATCACCATTTTGCCCAACGTCAAGTTCCATAAATCTGTGACCGAGCAATTCGTTGACGTCTTCAAGGAGACTATTAAAAATAACGCGCGCTACGAGACTAGAGAG GAGCTGGACCAATGTATTGGGTGCATGCAGACGCGCCCCAGCGTCAAGTTGCAGAAGCTGTGTGGGGATAACGCGGGCGGGAATGAGGGCTGTACGACTTGCTATTGCAAGCCGATGTGGTGTGTTGATTGCATGGCGAAATGGTTCGCTTCGAGACAGGAGAGCGACCAGCAGAGTACGTGGCTGTCGTccaagtgcacgtgtccgatGTGCAGGGCGAAGTTTTGCATTTTAGATGTGTCGCTACTTGAGAGTATCGACGTTGAGGAATAA
- the LOC135265429 gene encoding uncharacterized protein LOC135265429 isoform X1 — MDFSSENEIDAIASAAVSNLLPAKSRPQYEKTYLQFRQWCSMKKIDQVTENVLLAYLEEKSTTLKPPTLWALYAMLKATLNVKENIDTRKFPKLVPYLKSKSVGYRSKKSQILDKEDISKFINEADDKIYLLMKTVLILGISGALRREELVKMKLTDIEDKQSVLIVKVPDTKTHCERIFTVSNLENIEIVRKYRALRPPRATSDRLFLKYTNGKCVNQNVGINKIGEIPSLIAKWLNKDEPKKYTGHCFRRSSATLLANAGGDLISIKRHGGWRSSTVAESYIEDSLNNKIEIANKIQPSSSTEENKITQPSTSASFNGENNFHLQASSLRPLGINGGTFSSCTFNFHMSK, encoded by the exons atggattttagcagcgaaaacgaaatagatgcaattgcaagcgcggcagtgtcgaatcttttgcctgctaaatcaagaccgcagtacgaaaaaacgtatcttcagtttcggcagtggtgttctatgaaaaagattgatcaagtaacggaaaatgttttgttggcgtatttggaagaaaagtctaccaccttaaagccaccaacactctgggccctttatgcgatgttgaaaGCCACCTTAAACGTTAAAGAGAATATCGATACACGTAAGTTTCCGAAGTTAGTGCCCTACCTGAAAAGCAAAAGCGTAGGTTACAGAAGCAAGAAGTcgcaaattttagacaaagaagacattagcaagtttattaatgaagcagatgacaagatatatttactgatgaag actgTGCTAATTTTGGGTATATCGGGAGCCCTTCGACGTGaagaattagttaaaatgaagctaactgacatagaagataaacagtctgtcttaattgtgaaggtgcctgatacaaaaacccactgcgaacgaatatttactgtttcaaatttagaaaatatagaaattgtcagaaaatatAGAGCTTTGCGGCCTCCACGGGCGACTAGTgaccgtttatttttaaagtataccaacggaaaatgtgtgaatcaaaatgttggaattaacaaaatcggagagataccaagtttgattgcaaagtggcttaacaaagacgaacctaaaaaatatactggtCACTGCTTCAGAAGAAGCTCTGCCACTCTTTTGGCGAATGCTGGAGGTgatctaatttcaattaaacgtcATGGGGGCTGGAGAAGCAGCACAGTGGCAGAAAGTTACATCGAGGactctttgaataataaaattgaaattgccaataaaattcaaccttcttcctccacagaagaaaacaaaatcactcAACCTTCTACATCGGCTTCTTTTAATGGCGAAAATAACTTTCATTTACAAGCGTCTTCACTCAGGCCTCTGGGGATAAACGGGGGCACGTTTTCGTcatgcacatttaattttcatatgtcaaagtaa